AGCCGCCGCCTCCCCCGCGGGCACGGAGGGATATGCCTGAAAACGATCCGGCCTCCTTGCCCTCACCTAAGGCACCCCTGGATCTGCCTGAAAAAAGAAGAGAACCGGAAGCTCCGCCGCCGCCGGCTCAAGAAAGCGCAGCCCCGCCCCGGGCGCCGGGCTCGGAAGCTCCTCGCCGGAGGCTTCCCGTAGTGCTTCCTTTGCCTGCCAAGGGATCCGATCCCCTGGAAATCACCCCCTCGCGGCATGCTGCCCAGGAGGTCCAGGAAAAGCGCCCTCCGCGGCAGGCACCCCAGGAGGCCCAGCAACAGCGCCCTCCGCGGCAGGCACCCCAGGAGGTCCAGGAGCAGCGCCCTCCGCGGCAGGCACCCCAGGAGGTCCAGCAGCAGCGCCCTCCGCGGCAGGCACCTCAGGAGGTCCAGCAGCAGCGCCCCCCCTCCCGGCAGGTTCGGCGTGACACGGAAAATGAGGCGCCTCCGCCACGCCCTGTCCGGGCAGTTCCGGAAGCGACTCAAGCGACTCAGGCACCACAGGGTCAGGAAGAACGCCCTCTTCCCCCGAGGAGAGCGGGGGCAAGGCCTCTTCCCAGGGCGGAAGGCATGCAGGGCCCTGCCTCTGGCCAGCCCAGGCCTGTGCCTGCTACAGGTGCTCCCAGGGGCGGTGCGCCGATACCGGCGAGAAGTGCCCCCGGGCGGAGGCCGGCCGTCGATGCCCGCGGTGCCGCACCAGTACCGGCTCCACCGCCGCGAAGCAAAGTGCCGGAAAGGCGGAGCATGCCGCCCCGGCTTGAAAAGGCAAAATCCAACTCACCGCTCCTTTTCAGCGCCATTGCGCTGGTGGCCATCGCACTCCTAATTTTTGCCTTCAGCAAGTTTTTTGAGAGCATGCACAAGCTCCCTGTAAAGCTTGAGATGGCTTACAGCGACGGCGAGCCTCTCCTTTCAAAGGTCAAGTCAAAGGCGAAAGCACCGATTCCTCTCAAGGGGATACTGAGAACGGGAAACATCATAGAGACCTCCAATTATCCAAGGACGGTCATCACGATAAACAGTGAGTATTACTTCATTGTGGGCGACAATACAAAGCTCGCCGTGATGGGCATGAAAAAGGTGGAGGGCTCCAAGGACATCATGCTCAAGCTCAGGCTCGACAAGGGAAGGCTCTGGATTGACAATCCCAAGTGGGTGAGGGTGAGTGTCGATACGCCCATGGTTTTGGTGGAGCCCCAGGAGGGATCGACAGAGATCAGGGTCGCTGAGAAAGGCGAAGTGAAGGTGCTCTGCTGGAGGGGGCAGGCGCAGTTCCAGCCTCTCGTGGGCAAGGAGCGGGAGCCAAACCCCGACCAGGTCATCGCCGTGGGCGAGAAGGAATGGAGCATCATAAACGAGCAAAAGGTCATATCCCCCTCGAGCGCTATCAACGTGCCGGGAATGGACACATGGCAGGCCTGGAATCTCTCGATACAGCTTCCCAAGGTGCTTGCCGACGAAATACAGTCACCTGATGACGCCTATTCGCTTCTCAAAAAGCAGAATTTCAAGTATGCCCCGTGGATATTCGGCATTCCCCGCGTCAAGGAGGAGAATCCTGAGGGCGGAGGCGGAGAAACGTCGGGAATGGGTGCACCAGGAGAGGGCGGCGAACCGGGTGGCCCGCCGGCAGGCGAACCGCCCCAGGTGAAGAAGGCTTCTGCGGGGAACTCAAATCAAAGAGCCGCGGGGGGTGGCCAGAAAGCATCAATGGGAAAGCCGATGCAGGGCGGCGGCTCTATGCAGGGCGGCGGCTCTATGCAGGGCGGCGGTATGCAGCAGGGCGGCGGTATGGGCGGCTCTATGCAGAGTGGCGGTATGCAGCAGGGCGGCGGTATGGGCGGCTCTATGCAGGGCGGTTCTATGCAGCAGAGCAGAAGTACAGGGCGTTCGATGGCTCCTGGCAACACATCCTCTTCAGCGGGAAAAACAGGAGGCAGCGGCTCTGCGAAAGTGATCTCTTCGGCTCCCTATCCCAAGGCGAGTTCAGGTTCAAAGAGCCGCACCTCCTCATGGGGTGGCGGCTCATCAGGCGGGCAGCAATACCAGCAGCCCAATAAGCCCCCGCAGTTAAATACGAGTAATAAGCAGCATAACTCTCAGTTCGATCAGTCCTTATATGATAAGAAACAGAAGCGCAAGTCAGCCCGTGCTAATCAAGACCAGCAGGGCGGCATGTCTCAGGGTTCTCCCTCGGGAGGCAGTCCCGGCGGCGGCCAGGGTGGCATGGGCGGCGGCGGTGGTCAGGGCGGAATGGGCGGCGGCCAGGGCGGCCCTAACTCGGGTCCCATGGAGAAGGTGAGCAATCCAAGGGGAGCAACGGGAGGGAAGATTGAAGTAACAAGCACCAAAGCTCCTCCGGGATGGGACCTTAACTCACAGCCGGTATCTGAGTCCAAGGAAGGGGGAAAAAACGCCCCCATTAAGGCTCCGCCTGGCTATTGAGATAAGGGGCATATTTTTTCGGATGAGTATTGCATCGGGGAGGATCATCTGCTATAATAGGTTCAAATTCGGGGTGTAGCTCAGCTTGGTTAGAGCACTAGCATGGGGGGCTAGGGGTCGGCAGTTCAAATCTGCCCACTCCGACTGAGAAGCGGCGTCGTTATAGGGATATGGCGGCGTCTTTTGTTTTGGTTGGCTTTTTGGCGAGGCTTTTTGGCAATTTGCTTTTGTTTCTTTTTCCATCACACTATTTCATAGATTACTGCGATAACTATCCTTTCAGAAATATTCCAGATAATGAAATTTCCCGGGGAGCCTCGTGATCTTTCCGAATCCCGGAAAAATTATTTGTAGTATGCAAGTATCTATTTATTTGCATAATTAAGGTACCATAAAAAAAATCCCTGGGCTCCTTTATTGGAAAGCACAGAGATTTTTCATGGTGACGGAAAATTATCTGGTCAACGATGATCCCCTTGAACCGCCATATACCCGGTACATCGTTATGAGTTACTTCGATTCTACTATCTCGCCAGGCCTCCATGTTTTGTCGAACCAGGGTTCCAGCGGACCATAGAGGCGGAGGAGAGTGTTCCATCCCTTGCCAGGTATGGTCTGCACCCAGTTGTTTTCTTTCCCCTGCGGTGGCTTTGGTCCGAAATAGACATCCACGGAACCATCCTTGTTGACCAGTAACCCCTTATTCTGGCTGCTGACAGAAGGGAACATCTGATCTGTCTGTATCATTGAGCGGGTTTGGTTGTCATAGAGGATCACTGACCAGAAGTTCTTGACTGGAATATTTGGTGGCAGGTGTAATGTGTAATTCTTCCCCCCGTCAAGTGGATTGCCCTTGGAGTCGATGAATGCGGCCATGTATTGCGATCCTTCTCCGACCACCTTTGAATCCATGGCAGGTGTCACACCGGTGGCATAGAAAAAGAACGATGAGTAAGCGTCGAGGATGAGTGCTCCCTTGTCCTCAAACTTATATCCACCGAGAAAACCACTGCGCCATGCGCTATTCGGGTAGAAGTAAGCGTCTTTCAAGCGCATCCGGAAGGTGATGGCTCTTGCGGTAGCATCTCCGACTTCTGCTGCCTCAGTGAGTATTTTCTTCATCCTTGCATCAGGTGCAAAAGGCTTGCCTTTCTGGATCCCGATGGATGCGTAAAAACCAAGGGTAACCGGATCGACAGACTCAGTAGGCTCTTCCTGCACAACCTTGTCGAGATATTCCCAGAAAGTATAATCAGCCGGGGCGTCGGTGCAGAAATCCCTGCCGGACACGTTCACGAAATTTATCGCTGGAGGATTGGCGGCCTGTGACAATGGATAGATCCGCGTATACTTTTTAACCCTCTCCACACCTGGTTTCGGATCGCCATTCTCCAGGAAGGTGCGCCATGCGACCCACGCGCTGTATGTCGGCATTCTTACAATATGGTACCCTTGTGGCACCTCACCTTTATAACCGGGGGGCAGCAGCAGGAACTTACCTCCCTGGCCCTTGTCAGGTCCCATGAAACCAAGATCGATGACAAATTTGTACCACATATCATCGATCAGGCCAAGGACCTTCGGGGGGATTTCGAGGACGAGCGGTCCCTTGTGGAGATCAAGCCAGAACCAGGTATAAGGGGTATTGTTGTTCGGGGTAAGAAAAATTGACCGCGGGTTCATCATGTGCTCGAAGATCGGCACTGTCGTGTTTGCCGGGCCAACCTCGAGCATCCCTTTGCGATTTGCAGCCTGGCTCACAGGTGCAAGCCCGAGCAGGTATGCCTGGACCGCCCGCTGGAAGTCAAGATTGTCGTAGAGTTTTTCGACGGTGTCCTTATCAGGGAAACCATCGAAGAACTTCAGGGTGCCGAGGCGTGTTTCCACTTTGTCAGGAGACTCGATGCCTGGTGGAATGTCCGTGGTCATCTTCATCCGGGGGGTATCTGCCCAGGAGGAAAATGCGAAACTGCCAATCATCACCGCCGCGATCATCATGGTACGTAAGAGTATCTTCATCATTATTCCATCCTTTCCTTATTGCGAGGAAAATAAGTAGCCTGCGGCCTGTTCATTTCTATCTGAAGGGGAGTGTCCCCTTTTTTGAAAAGGCGTCCCCCTGTGGCGGTGCTGCTCACATACAGTCTGAAGGTTTGGGAACCATAATGGCTGATGCCAGTCACCAGCCAACCTTATTCTTTGAGTTGAAAGAGTCCCAAAATCACGGCGCAAGTGCAAAAGTACCTCGGTGAAAGATTGCCTTCTCAATATTGATCCGAACACTCCGACTCAAGAAACCCGTTGCCATGAGAATTGACGGCGGGTTGTCTGTTTTATCTTCGTTTTTGAGGGAATCTCAGCTCGATTGAAGGATCATCGTTATATTTCTTTAAGAAGCTTTACAAAGCGATCTACTGTCATTCCTGATTTTTTGATTTGATCCCTTAATAATCCCCTGTCCAAGGCGGTATGACGTGGAATTGTCAAAACGATGGGATTCATTGGCTTATACAAGGTGACATGGCTTCCTTTTGTTCTTCCATAAAGCCATCCGGCCTTCATGAACGTCTTGATTGCCTCATCACCGGAACAAACAGGAAGCCTCGCCATTATACGGCAACCTCTATCTCAGCGATCTCATACTGAGGAGGAAGCCTGAAATTTTTCCTTGTCTCTATGCTTAGTTCTATTGCCTCTTTGATGTTTGCAAGCGCTTCTTCCCTGGTTTTGCCCTGTGTCATGCACCCCGGCAATGAAGGGCACTCTGCGATAATAAAACCATCTTTTCCTGCCTTGAGAGCAACGAGGAACTTCATAAAGCCTCCCTTGCGTGTTCTCCCTTGAGCCGCGTCTCGCACTTCGTAGTCTTCTCCAGCAGATTTTCTCCTCCTTGGACTCCTGAAAAATTTCAGGGCGGCATCTTTGGAGATATTTTCTTTAGTCATTTCCCTCTTAATTGTATCAGAGAGGAGCGCAGCGGGTCAAATATCCAGAATTCCATATTACAGAATTCTTGTGCTTAAATAACCAGCTCATTGTTATGAGATCAATGGTTTTGAGAACTTAGTCACGGGGTAAATAAAGGGGTATCTCAACGGCACCTGATGAGAGGTCGGAGCACTCCGACAGAGAAAAGGCGTCGCTATAGGGATATGACGGCGTCTTTTGTTTTGGTTTATTTATTCATAAAGTTTTTAGCCTTTCATTTTTATCAAATCATAAGTGGGCAATCAAATTTGGACTTTTCCTGAGATTTATTGTATACGATTCTATGTCGGCCGGGGGGAGCCGAAATCTCCTGGAAGAGGAACTCCATAAGCTTCATGGCAAAGAAATCGGCTAAGGGGACTGACCACATAGGTAAACACTTCACCCAGGTTCGCATTGCTGAAGATGCGAAACGGTGAGGTGCTATCGAAGCTGGCAGTAACAGATATGCATTGAAGGAGAAAGATGGCGCTCCTTTCGATGCCCATTCAATGTACCGCCTGTGAACATCACACCGGATGATTCTGCCTGAACAAGCTTCTGATTTCCCTGTCTCGTCGATGACAAAGAGCCCGACGCGGGAGGATTTGGCGTACAGTCCATGGAAGTGGAACAAACCCGGGATTATTGTGATGAAAGGATGGGATATGCGATGAGGCGTTTCTTAAGCTTTCTCTTTATTCTGCTTGTATGCGTTGTATGTGCACCGAACTGCTGCAGTGCCGGCCCGCTGCCGGAGGACGGGTCTCTTCTGGCGGCCGCGAAGAGCCGGGAAGCCGCCATAGCCGATCATCTGAAGCACTATCGTATGTATCTCCAGGGAACCTATGAGCTGAAGGGCTACTTCTCAGGCTCGGATCGAAAGGGGAATCCCGACTACACGGGCACGGTCCGGATATGGGAGGCCGGGGGACAGATGAACGTGGAATGGACTTGGGCGAATGGGGGTGCACAGGGCGTAGGTATGCTTGGCATACCCTGTTACCACGAGGGACAGGTACAGCAGGTCCTCTTTTCCGTGGGCACCCTGGGACGTGACAAGAACGTGGGAGTTGCGGTATATAATTTAGATACAACTGGTGGGCGCGATGGCATAGTCTCTGTTACCCTTGGCGGCGAATGGAAGTCAGCCGGCCGTTCAGGCTACGAAAGACTGGAGAGGCGGGCCTTTAAAGGAGGTGCGCAGGTTCCGGGGGGCTATATCAATTTTCACCTGGTCGTGGCGAAAGGCGATTATGCGAAGATGAAGGAAATGGTGGGTGCGGACCCGTCACTTGTCAACAAAAAGGATCCCGGCGGCGCGACGGCACTTTCCTATGTGGCAGGCAACGGTAATATAGAGGCCGCAAAGTTTCTCATCTCAAAAGGTGCTGATGTCAATGCCGGTTCACCGTTAAGAAACGCTGCCCGCGAGGGCCGCAGGGACATGATTGAATTCCTCCTCTCGCAGGGTGCAACGCTGAAATCCGGACGAAATACCGTGCTGATGGAAGCAGTGGGGAGGGGCCACAGGAACGTGGCCGAGCTGCTTGTTTCCAGGGGTGAAGATGTCAACGCCGTGGACGAAGATGGCTGGAGCGTGCTGATGCATGCAACTGGCTCGCCCGATATCAACATGGAGGTGGTCAGATTCCTCGTCTTGAAAGGTGCCCGGGTAAATTATAAAAACAAGAAAGGCGAGACGGCCCTGAAGTTTGCCAACACCCTGCCTGGCCACGAGGACATTATTGAGTTCCTGGAGCAGCATGGCGCAAAAGAATGAGGAGCTCCTCCTCACGTTTTACCCGAAATAATGGTCGAATCATTGAAGCGTGTTATACCACTATAATGATGCCGGTTGTAATGCTCTGTGAGTATAGTCTGGAAAATCCTCACCCATCTGAACCTGTGGCACATCCACCACAATGAGCGTTAAATATCCGCAATAAAAATCCCCTATGCCGATTACTATTTCCTCGATGTTGTTCTCGGGCGCAACTGGAGATATCAGAGGCGGGGCAGTCGGGATCTAGGTTCCTAGGAGCAGCCGATAAGGCTGCAGTCCAGCAGGTGAAAGTCCCGCCGTGTCAATTGCTCGATTCAGACATGTACCGATACCACAGACTGCAGAGGGTAACCCTGCAGTCTGCTGCGCGGTGTAAACGGCCTGGCTGCCCTGTGAATCAATGCATTCATAGAGGTAGGAGCAATCGGGAAGTCTAGCAAGTATGGGAGCCTGAACATAAAGGAATGACTGCAGCCCCGAAATTGATCCCCCTGGTGAAGTTGCTTCAGGGATTTTTCGGCGCGCCAAACCTGTTAGGAATAAGGTGAGGCCGATGCTCTTGGGGAAGAAACGAGCGTGCACTGAAGAGGCGCGGCAGGGTAAGGGTCCAGGCACCTCTACAAGGACTGCAGAGATATTGCACGCGCTGCAATTCTATACCGACTCAGCATTTGATGCCTGCAAAGATGATTTATGGGATGTTTTATGAAAACGCAAAATCAAACTTCCTGTCGAAAAACATTGAGAATAAAACCCGAGCTCACCTTTATCATCGTCCACCTGGATATGTTCAACCACTTCATTGAGACAAGAGAAGATCTGCGTGAGTATTTTTCATCTGAAAGACTTGGCGAAATGAGCGTCAGGAAGTTTTTCATACCTGAGGATAACGAAGTGCTGGAGTTCTGATGTATTTTGCGGGGACAGACTCCCATGGTATAAGGCAGAATGGCTTCGCTGTCGCCCCGTCATGGACTCTCCACCGGGAGGCGATGACCGAGGATGCGCCGGCCATGGTGAAGGAACACGCCCGGGAAGGATAAGAATCATTATTCTTTTTTCTGTTCCCGATTTAACCGGCAGGCCTCACAATATCACTAAACCAGGAAGGCTCAAGCTGGGTAAAGGGGGTATCCCGCTGCGTGAGGGTTCCCAGGAAATCCCAGTCCTGTTGAGCCACCCATTCTCCTCGGCCGTAGGTGCGTGCTATGTTGACCACCCTCTTGAAATCGGAGTGATGACAGAGAATTCGTCGTTCTGCAAAGTCCCTCGCCGTCCAGGTTGAAATCAGGAACTGCCAGTCCGATGACTGTAGAATCAGCAGCTCCCGCATCGCCTGCCGTATCAGTGCTTGCATGACGTCATCATGGCCCGGCCCGTGATCTTTCATGAGGGCTCTGAAATCAAGCTCTGCATCGTACACTCGGTCCCAGGTCCACCAGGTACCTTCGTTGAGCCACATAGAATGGCCGCCGCCCGCTCCCCAGCTTCCCTCGGGAAGGGTGATGGCCGAACCGGGAGGAT
This window of the Candidatus Eremiobacterota bacterium genome carries:
- a CDS encoding DUF1254 domain-containing protein encodes the protein MKILLRTMMIAAVMIGSFAFSSWADTPRMKMTTDIPPGIESPDKVETRLGTLKFFDGFPDKDTVEKLYDNLDFQRAVQAYLLGLAPVSQAANRKGMLEVGPANTTVPIFEHMMNPRSIFLTPNNNTPYTWFWLDLHKGPLVLEIPPKVLGLIDDMWYKFVIDLGFMGPDKGQGGKFLLLPPGYKGEVPQGYHIVRMPTYSAWVAWRTFLENGDPKPGVERVKKYTRIYPLSQAANPPAINFVNVSGRDFCTDAPADYTFWEYLDKVVQEEPTESVDPVTLGFYASIGIQKGKPFAPDARMKKILTEAAEVGDATARAITFRMRLKDAYFYPNSAWRSGFLGGYKFEDKGALILDAYSSFFFYATGVTPAMDSKVVGEGSQYMAAFIDSKGNPLDGGKNYTLHLPPNIPVKNFWSVILYDNQTRSMIQTDQMFPSVSSQNKGLLVNKDGSVDVYFGPKPPQGKENNWVQTIPGKGWNTLLRLYGPLEPWFDKTWRPGEIVESK
- a CDS encoding type II toxin-antitoxin system HicA family toxin; protein product: MARLPVCSGDEAIKTFMKAGWLYGRTKGSHVTLYKPMNPIVLTIPRHTALDRGLLRDQIKKSGMTVDRFVKLLKEI
- a CDS encoding type II toxin-antitoxin system HicB family antitoxin, which translates into the protein MTKENISKDAALKFFRSPRRRKSAGEDYEVRDAAQGRTRKGGFMKFLVALKAGKDGFIIAECPSLPGCMTQGKTREEALANIKEAIELSIETRKNFRLPPQYEIAEIEVAV
- a CDS encoding ankyrin repeat domain-containing protein, producing the protein MRRFLSFLFILLVCVVCAPNCCSAGPLPEDGSLLAAAKSREAAIADHLKHYRMYLQGTYELKGYFSGSDRKGNPDYTGTVRIWEAGGQMNVEWTWANGGAQGVGMLGIPCYHEGQVQQVLFSVGTLGRDKNVGVAVYNLDTTGGRDGIVSVTLGGEWKSAGRSGYERLERRAFKGGAQVPGGYINFHLVVAKGDYAKMKEMVGADPSLVNKKDPGGATALSYVAGNGNIEAAKFLISKGADVNAGSPLRNAAREGRRDMIEFLLSQGATLKSGRNTVLMEAVGRGHRNVAELLVSRGEDVNAVDEDGWSVLMHATGSPDINMEVVRFLVLKGARVNYKNKKGETALKFANTLPGHEDIIEFLEQHGAKE